A stretch of Acidovorax sp. RAC01 DNA encodes these proteins:
- a CDS encoding type IV pilus assembly protein FimV, giving the protein MKISNTIFGAGMWMLAAGASALSLGGSRGQVTIGAPVDLAFEIQPDAGTDVAGSCVTAQVVAGETPLGDARVRVTPIPESRGRPPAVRVQTTVVVDEPVLSVTLSAGCSGRTVRTYTFLSELPSLAPRTGAPVDVARLAQAVVQGVGPGPVRPSPGPVAAETGAPAASAPGRRAPAKPNASDSARPPVAALAPGRPVKPKAAPSVVKAPASRLVVEPLDTWLDSPVVLRSAPLLSITPDEQPSAQRAQAAALWKTLNIQPGDIDPDAERAKVLEGDLATAKAQAERERVSAAQLQEQLAQVENERFSPTVVYALAGLLALALVFAAWAVVRLRKASERAVKSWRDSVALGSRESIEAHDAAAGPAAPRPYDTWPSSETQPATGPASERGDLGVTIPPALGPASAPVPLQPPTADPAPKAPLPAPAPALHIVNPEELFDIQQQAEFFVSVGEHQQAIEVLKHHIAEHRKTSPLAYLELLRLYHTLSRVDEFAQLRTQFMQWFNAQVPDFAAFSRAGRVLEHYTDALAEIEAQWTSPTVLELLESYLFREEGGATVAPFDLAAYDDLLLLLSVAQTTPASARGAPPPRQRTTPMAPLRSESAVFSGALPSSAGAGGAGAGVDSPRDLLASGIDFDFDSLPGGLDLESPEAKPFPVDSLAVPLDLDLSDEPHLTLSDLPAVPVTPPPPRGQPVGFGMDNDLMELRLELDQRKKSDLG; this is encoded by the coding sequence GTGAAAATCAGTAACACCATCTTTGGCGCTGGCATGTGGATGCTTGCTGCTGGCGCCAGCGCACTTTCGCTGGGCGGCAGCCGTGGTCAGGTCACCATTGGTGCGCCCGTGGATCTGGCATTCGAGATCCAGCCCGATGCCGGGACGGACGTTGCCGGATCGTGTGTTACGGCGCAAGTGGTTGCAGGCGAAACGCCCTTGGGCGACGCCCGTGTGCGGGTTACACCCATCCCCGAGTCGCGCGGCCGCCCGCCTGCAGTGCGTGTGCAGACCACAGTGGTGGTCGATGAGCCTGTGCTGAGCGTCACGCTCTCGGCTGGTTGCTCGGGCAGGACGGTCCGAACCTACACCTTTCTTTCGGAGCTTCCGTCGCTTGCACCTCGCACGGGCGCGCCAGTGGACGTGGCGCGGCTCGCGCAGGCGGTTGTGCAAGGGGTCGGACCAGGTCCTGTTCGCCCCTCTCCTGGACCCGTTGCGGCCGAAACGGGCGCTCCTGCAGCGTCAGCACCTGGCAGGCGCGCACCGGCCAAGCCCAACGCAAGCGACAGTGCGAGGCCCCCAGTGGCTGCGCTTGCGCCCGGTCGCCCAGTCAAGCCGAAGGCTGCGCCCTCTGTGGTCAAGGCGCCAGCGTCGCGCCTCGTGGTCGAGCCGCTCGACACCTGGCTCGACAGCCCCGTGGTGTTACGCAGCGCTCCGTTGTTGAGCATCACGCCAGATGAGCAGCCTTCGGCTCAGCGTGCACAGGCGGCCGCTTTGTGGAAGACACTCAACATCCAGCCTGGCGATATCGACCCCGATGCCGAGCGTGCGAAAGTGCTTGAGGGTGATCTCGCCACTGCAAAAGCCCAGGCCGAGCGCGAACGCGTTTCTGCAGCCCAGCTGCAGGAGCAATTGGCGCAGGTCGAGAACGAGCGTTTTTCCCCGACGGTGGTGTATGCGCTTGCCGGCTTGCTGGCCCTGGCCCTGGTCTTTGCCGCGTGGGCGGTTGTGCGCCTTCGGAAGGCGTCCGAGAGGGCCGTCAAGTCATGGCGCGATTCGGTGGCCTTGGGCTCCCGTGAATCGATCGAGGCGCATGATGCTGCGGCCGGTCCTGCGGCCCCCCGCCCGTACGACACTTGGCCCTCCTCGGAAACCCAGCCTGCCACGGGCCCGGCGTCAGAGCGTGGAGACCTGGGCGTAACCATACCACCCGCGCTTGGGCCTGCCAGTGCCCCTGTTCCGCTTCAGCCTCCCACGGCTGACCCTGCACCCAAGGCACCGTTGCCGGCGCCTGCACCGGCACTGCACATCGTCAACCCCGAAGAGCTTTTCGACATTCAGCAGCAGGCGGAGTTCTTCGTGTCGGTGGGCGAACACCAGCAGGCCATCGAGGTGCTCAAGCACCATATCGCAGAGCACCGCAAGACGTCGCCTTTGGCGTACCTCGAGTTGTTGCGGCTGTATCACACGCTCAGCCGCGTTGATGAGTTTGCCCAGCTGCGCACGCAATTCATGCAGTGGTTCAACGCGCAGGTTCCCGACTTTGCTGCCTTCAGTCGCGCCGGGCGCGTTCTGGAGCATTACACCGATGCGCTGGCCGAAATCGAGGCGCAATGGACGTCCCCGACCGTACTTGAACTGCTTGAAAGCTACCTTTTCCGCGAAGAAGGCGGTGCCACCGTGGCGCCTTTCGATCTGGCGGCCTATGACGATCTGCTGTTGCTGCTGTCTGTTGCACAGACCACACCCGCCAGCGCCCGAGGCGCGCCGCCGCCGCGCCAGCGCACGACGCCCATGGCACCGCTGCGCAGCGAGTCTGCCGTGTTCAGCGGCGCACTGCCATCCAGCGCTGGCGCGGGGGGCGCCGGGGCGGGCGTTGACTCACCCCGTGACCTGCTGGCGAGCGGGATCGATTTCGACTTCGATTCGCTGCCTGGTGGCCTCGATCTCGAGAGTCCGGAGGCGAAGCCGTTTCCCGTCGATTCGCTGGCCGTACCGCTTGATCTGGACCTGTCGGATGAGCCGCACCTGACGCTCAGCGATCTGCCTGCCGTGCCTGTGACTCCGCCCCCGCCCCGCGGGCAGCCGGTAGGTTTTGGGATGGACAACGACTTGATGGAACTCAGGCTCGAGCTGGATCAGCGCAAAAAGAGCGACCTCGGTTAG
- a CDS encoding thiamine phosphate synthase, whose amino-acid sequence MGNHDTEPMAQAIVACHASTFAGFEPQPVPEAASQDAAYAAVLQACSQLGFIAADARCLASAWQAQTLRSGSFDAALWPSAPQDFGLQPVPRARTFAPCPQQLGLYAVLPDAVWVGRMARAGVPTVQLRFKSTDAKAVAREIAASVAAVQGTGALLFINDHWQAAIDAGAYGVHLGQEDLDALRPDELDALRASGVRLGVSTHGYAEMVRADAVGPSYIAMGAVFPTTLKKMATAPQGVGRLGVYARLLRDYPQVAIGGIGAEQFADVLATGVGSIAVVRALVNAADPEAQASALMALMQG is encoded by the coding sequence ATGGGTAACCACGATACCGAGCCGATGGCCCAGGCCATCGTGGCATGCCACGCCAGCACATTTGCAGGTTTTGAACCGCAGCCAGTCCCAGAGGCAGCATCGCAAGACGCTGCCTACGCAGCCGTATTGCAAGCCTGCAGCCAGCTCGGCTTTATTGCAGCAGATGCTCGCTGTCTGGCCAGTGCGTGGCAGGCCCAGACGCTTCGCTCCGGCAGCTTTGACGCCGCCCTTTGGCCGAGCGCACCGCAGGACTTCGGCCTGCAGCCAGTGCCGCGCGCCCGCACATTTGCCCCTTGCCCTCAGCAGCTCGGCCTGTACGCAGTACTGCCGGATGCGGTCTGGGTCGGCCGCATGGCGCGCGCAGGGGTTCCCACCGTGCAGTTGCGCTTCAAATCCACAGATGCAAAGGCGGTAGCGCGCGAAATCGCCGCTTCCGTGGCGGCGGTACAGGGCACTGGTGCGCTGCTGTTCATCAACGATCACTGGCAGGCTGCCATTGACGCGGGCGCCTATGGCGTCCACCTGGGGCAGGAAGACCTCGATGCGTTGCGTCCCGACGAGCTCGATGCACTGCGGGCCAGCGGTGTCCGCCTGGGGGTCAGCACCCACGGCTACGCGGAAATGGTCCGCGCCGATGCCGTCGGGCCGAGCTACATCGCCATGGGTGCTGTCTTCCCGACCACACTCAAGAAGATGGCCACGGCGCCACAGGGCGTAGGCCGGCTGGGCGTCTATGCACGGCTGTTGCGCGACTACCCGCAAGTGGCCATCGGCGGCATCGGGGCAGAACAGTTTGCCGACGTGCTCGCCACTGGCGTGGGGTCCATCGCGGTGGTGCGGGCGCTGGTGAATGCGGCGGATCCAGAAGCGCAGGCGTCTGCGCTGATGGCCTTGATGCAGGGCTGA
- a CDS encoding thiazole synthase, with the protein MISSTPRDPLVLYGQSFDSRLLLGTSRFPSPAVLEAAVQRARPAMVTASLRRQGSNPAESGSSFWELLRKLNVPVLPNTAGCHSAQEAITTAQMAREVFNTPWIKLELIGDDYTLQPDTLNLVGVAEHLIREGFQVLPYCTEDLVLCQRLVDVGCQAVMPWAAPIGTGRGPVNPYALQMLRERLDVPMLVDAGLGLPSHACQVMEWGYDGVLLNTAVALAQDPVAMAGAFADAVNGGRAAHMAGAMAAQDAAQPSTPVLGTPFWHHNHG; encoded by the coding sequence ATGATTTCTTCGACACCCCGAGACCCATTGGTGCTCTACGGCCAGTCGTTCGACAGCCGCCTGCTGCTGGGGACCTCGCGCTTCCCGTCGCCCGCCGTGCTGGAAGCTGCCGTGCAGCGCGCCCGCCCCGCCATGGTCACGGCATCGCTGCGGCGCCAGGGCAGCAACCCGGCTGAAAGCGGCAGCAGCTTCTGGGAACTGCTGCGCAAGCTCAATGTGCCCGTGCTGCCCAACACCGCCGGCTGCCACAGCGCACAAGAGGCCATCACCACGGCCCAGATGGCGCGCGAAGTGTTCAATACGCCCTGGATCAAGCTGGAGCTGATCGGCGACGACTACACGCTGCAGCCCGACACGCTGAACCTGGTGGGCGTGGCGGAGCACCTCATCAGGGAAGGCTTTCAGGTGCTGCCGTACTGCACCGAAGACCTGGTGCTGTGCCAGCGCCTGGTGGATGTGGGCTGCCAGGCCGTGATGCCTTGGGCGGCACCCATTGGCACAGGGCGCGGCCCCGTCAACCCCTATGCGCTGCAGATGCTGCGCGAGCGGCTGGACGTGCCCATGCTCGTCGATGCCGGGCTGGGGCTGCCGTCGCACGCCTGCCAGGTCATGGAGTGGGGCTACGACGGGGTGCTGCTCAACACCGCAGTCGCCCTGGCACAAGACCCGGTGGCCATGGCGGGCGCGTTTGCCGACGCCGTGAATGGCGGCCGGGCAGCCCACATGGCAGGCGCCATGGCCGCGCAGGACGCCGCACAACCAAGCACCCCCGTGCTGGGCACACCTTTCTGGCACCACAACCATGGGTAA
- the thiS gene encoding sulfur carrier protein ThiS → MKISINQIPHELPDGATVADAVAAIAARPPFAVAVNTTFVPNTRYAAQALQPGDRVEIISPVTGG, encoded by the coding sequence ATGAAGATCTCCATCAACCAGATCCCGCACGAGCTGCCCGACGGCGCCACCGTGGCCGACGCCGTGGCAGCCATTGCCGCGCGCCCGCCTTTTGCCGTGGCCGTGAACACCACCTTTGTGCCCAACACCCGCTACGCCGCGCAAGCCCTGCAGCCCGGCGACCGCGTGGAAATCATCTCGCCCGTGACGGGTGGTTGA
- the thiO gene encoding glycine oxidase ThiO, protein MPLPPSSFAILGAGLMGRLLAVELARQGHRVEIYDAGGPDAGQSAARVAAAMLAPLAESAITEPGVVRMGHHGLTRWPQLLAALAEPVFFQQAGTLIVWHRQDAAEAQRLTRQLEANQHTVPELPALQKLDSQALAQAEPSLAQRFSQGLFLPGEGQLDNRQLLAALATEMQRLGVDAHWNTPASPEAFDPAQPGQPDWVLDCRGLGARAQWPALRGVRGEVARIHAPDVTLQRPTRLVHPRYPIYIAPKEDHVFVIGATEIESDDLSPVSARSTLELLSAAYAVHPGFAEGRVLELATQCRPTLANNLPAIRQPRERVLEINGLYRHGFMIAPAMLDVTLDILNTGQSALSERFELAMELDPHLDRPAAASAVGLRDASAAAVTALA, encoded by the coding sequence ATGCCACTGCCACCCTCTTCCTTTGCCATTCTGGGCGCCGGCCTCATGGGCCGGCTGCTTGCCGTGGAACTGGCGCGCCAGGGACACCGCGTCGAAATCTATGACGCCGGGGGGCCGGATGCCGGCCAGTCGGCCGCGCGTGTGGCGGCGGCCATGCTGGCCCCGCTTGCCGAATCGGCCATTACGGAACCTGGCGTGGTGCGCATGGGTCACCACGGGCTCACGCGGTGGCCTCAGCTGCTGGCAGCATTGGCAGAGCCCGTGTTCTTTCAGCAGGCCGGCACGCTCATCGTGTGGCACCGGCAGGACGCTGCCGAGGCCCAGCGCCTGACGCGCCAGCTTGAAGCCAACCAGCACACCGTGCCCGAGCTGCCGGCCCTGCAAAAGCTCGACAGCCAGGCGCTGGCGCAGGCCGAGCCCTCGCTGGCGCAGCGGTTCTCGCAAGGGCTGTTCCTGCCGGGCGAAGGCCAGCTCGACAATCGCCAGCTGCTGGCCGCACTGGCCACCGAGATGCAGCGGCTGGGAGTGGATGCCCACTGGAACACACCTGCGTCGCCAGAAGCGTTTGACCCTGCCCAACCTGGCCAGCCCGACTGGGTGCTGGACTGCCGCGGCCTGGGCGCGCGGGCGCAGTGGCCGGCGCTGCGCGGGGTGCGCGGCGAGGTGGCACGCATCCATGCACCAGACGTGACGTTGCAGCGGCCCACGCGGCTGGTGCACCCGCGCTACCCGATCTACATCGCGCCCAAGGAAGACCATGTCTTCGTGATCGGTGCGACCGAGATCGAGTCAGACGACCTTTCTCCCGTCAGCGCACGTTCCACGCTGGAGCTGCTGAGCGCCGCCTACGCCGTGCACCCCGGCTTTGCCGAAGGCCGGGTGCTGGAGCTGGCCACGCAGTGCCGGCCCACACTGGCCAACAACCTGCCGGCCATCCGCCAGCCCCGGGAACGGGTGCTGGAAATCAACGGCCTGTACCGCCACGGCTTCATGATTGCCCCGGCGATGCTGGACGTGACGCTGGACATCCTGAACACAGGACAATCGGCGTTGTCTGAACGTTTTGAACTGGCGATGGAGCTCGACCCTCACCTTGACCGCCCCGCGGCAGCTTCTGCCGTCGGGCTGCGAGATGCGAGCGCCGCCGCAGTGACCGCACTTGCATGA
- the thiD gene encoding bifunctional hydroxymethylpyrimidine kinase/phosphomethylpyrimidine kinase encodes MNSSMPSPTPARRYARVLSIAGSDSGGGAGVQADLKTFSALGCYGMTAITAITAQNTCGVTGIHGIPPEMLRAQIDAVVQDIGVDAVKIGMLHSPEVVRVVADAIRTYRLPHVVLDPVMVATSGDKLIADETVGVLVRELFPLVEVITPNLDEAGWLLGRSIGSVDALPEAAQELLGLGARAALLKGGHLPGEWVVDLLAVQGGGTKRLESSRIATHNGHGTGCTLSSAIAAFLAIGEPLPLAVEHARTYILGAIAAGADVTTGRGHGPLNHGYAPLAQRVLQA; translated from the coding sequence ATGAATTCTTCAATGCCTTCGCCCACCCCGGCGCGCCGCTATGCGCGCGTGCTCTCGATTGCCGGTTCCGACAGCGGGGGCGGTGCAGGTGTCCAGGCCGACCTCAAGACTTTCAGTGCGCTGGGCTGCTACGGCATGACGGCCATCACGGCCATCACGGCACAGAACACCTGTGGCGTCACCGGTATCCACGGCATCCCGCCCGAGATGCTTCGGGCCCAGATCGACGCCGTGGTACAGGACATCGGTGTGGACGCCGTCAAGATCGGCATGCTGCATTCGCCCGAGGTGGTTCGCGTCGTGGCTGACGCCATTCGCACCTACCGGTTGCCCCATGTGGTGCTCGACCCGGTGATGGTGGCTACCAGCGGCGACAAGCTGATTGCCGACGAAACCGTGGGCGTGCTCGTGCGGGAGCTGTTTCCGCTGGTTGAAGTGATCACGCCCAACCTGGATGAAGCCGGCTGGCTGCTGGGCCGCAGCATCGGTAGCGTCGACGCACTGCCCGAAGCAGCGCAAGAGCTGCTGGGCCTGGGGGCGCGGGCCGCGCTCCTCAAAGGCGGGCACCTGCCTGGGGAGTGGGTGGTAGACCTGCTGGCTGTGCAGGGCGGTGGCACGAAGCGGTTGGAGTCCTCCCGCATCGCCACGCACAACGGCCACGGCACCGGCTGCACGCTGTCATCGGCGATCGCGGCCTTCCTTGCCATCGGGGAACCCCTGCCGCTGGCCGTGGAGCATGCCCGGACCTACATCCTGGGTGCGATCGCGGCGGGGGCGGATGTGACCACCGGCCGCGGACATGGTCCGCTCAATCACGGTTACGCGCCTCTGGCGCAGCGCGTGCTGCAGGCCTGA
- a CDS encoding glutaredoxin family protein, translating into MKYFVRTFFKTLRIVLGPVMLLKEALTRPKGMVRSPAGQASVDQSCRALALYQYKTCPFCIKVRQEMRRLSLNIPKIDAQPEGPDRAALTVQGGHTKVPCLKITDEAGNSRWLYDSDKIIAYLRSEFAHVA; encoded by the coding sequence ATGAAATACTTTGTCCGAACCTTTTTCAAGACCCTGCGCATCGTTCTCGGCCCGGTGATGCTGCTCAAGGAAGCCTTGACGCGGCCCAAGGGCATGGTGCGGTCCCCGGCGGGGCAGGCATCCGTGGACCAGTCTTGCCGAGCGCTCGCCCTGTACCAGTACAAGACATGCCCGTTTTGCATCAAGGTGCGCCAGGAAATGCGTCGCTTGTCCCTGAACATCCCCAAAATCGACGCGCAGCCAGAGGGGCCCGACCGGGCGGCTTTGACGGTGCAGGGCGGCCACACCAAGGTGCCGTGCCTGAAGATCACCGATGAGGCGGGGAACAGCCGCTGGCTCTACGACTCGGACAAAATCATCGCGTACTTGCGCAGCGAGTTCGCGCATGTTGCCTGA
- a CDS encoding purine-cytosine permease family protein: MSSSPAAPAASANEALAPVSTDRRVFQWHDHASLWFSLGVGLLVMQVGSYLMPALGTKEALIAIVAGSIVGAGLLGWVAKLGCDSGLASAGLMHAVYGRTFASLPIILNIVQLVGWGTFELVVMRDASVAIGQQSGVMTGAHWPVLATLLWGAVVMLLISGSMVQLVRKVIARVALPLVVLSLLWLSWQFLSLAQAQGLEALWTRKGEGGMGVFPALDLVIAMPISWLPLVADYARHGKSGGSALRGTWLGYALANMWCYSLGVLVALTLPSKDLVQALLLAQGGLIALSLILIDEVDNAYGDTYSGAVSAHSLAPRWTIRKWGLAVAAVCTALALVLPMHSLEPFLLMLSSVFVPLFAVILGRLAFGTNAPALLAQARKVNPVPVAIWLAGIALYHLLPMVSTALGAALPTLAVCFALAFATRPRG, encoded by the coding sequence ATGTCCTCATCGCCCGCTGCGCCCGCTGCTTCCGCCAACGAAGCGCTGGCCCCTGTTTCTACCGACCGCCGCGTCTTCCAGTGGCATGACCACGCCTCGCTCTGGTTCAGCCTGGGCGTGGGCCTGCTGGTCATGCAGGTGGGTTCGTACCTGATGCCTGCGCTGGGCACCAAAGAGGCGCTGATTGCCATCGTGGCAGGCTCCATCGTGGGCGCGGGCCTGCTGGGCTGGGTGGCCAAGCTGGGCTGCGACAGCGGCCTGGCCAGTGCCGGGCTGATGCACGCCGTGTACGGCCGCACCTTTGCCAGCCTGCCCATCATCCTGAACATCGTGCAGCTGGTCGGCTGGGGCACGTTCGAGCTGGTGGTGATGCGCGACGCCAGCGTAGCCATCGGCCAGCAGTCGGGCGTGATGACCGGCGCCCACTGGCCGGTGCTGGCCACGCTGCTGTGGGGCGCCGTGGTGATGCTGCTGATCAGCGGGTCGATGGTGCAACTGGTGCGGAAGGTGATTGCGCGGGTGGCGCTGCCGCTGGTAGTGCTGTCGCTGCTGTGGCTGTCATGGCAGTTCCTGTCGCTGGCCCAGGCGCAAGGTCTGGAAGCGCTGTGGACGCGCAAGGGTGAAGGCGGCATGGGCGTGTTCCCGGCGCTGGACCTGGTGATTGCCATGCCCATCTCATGGCTGCCCCTGGTGGCCGACTACGCTCGCCATGGCAAGAGCGGTGGCTCGGCCCTGCGCGGTACGTGGCTGGGCTATGCGCTGGCCAACATGTGGTGCTACAGCCTGGGCGTGCTGGTGGCGCTGACCTTGCCCAGCAAGGATCTGGTGCAGGCGCTGCTGCTGGCCCAGGGCGGGCTGATTGCGCTGTCGCTGATCCTGATCGACGAGGTGGACAACGCCTACGGCGATACCTATTCCGGTGCAGTGTCGGCACACAGCCTTGCACCGCGCTGGACGATTCGCAAGTGGGGCCTGGCCGTGGCGGCTGTCTGCACCGCTCTGGCGCTGGTGCTGCCCATGCACAGTCTGGAGCCGTTTCTGCTGATGCTCAGTTCGGTGTTTGTGCCGCTGTTCGCCGTGATTCTGGGGCGGCTGGCGTTTGGCACCAATGCACCCGCACTGCTGGCGCAGGCCCGCAAGGTCAACCCGGTCCCGGTTGCGATCTGGCTGGCAGGCATCGCGCTCTATCACCTGCTGCCCATGGTCTCCACCGCACTGGGCGCAGCGCTGCCCACGCTGGCCGTGTGTTTTGCGCTGGCGTTTGCCACCCGCCCGCGCGGGTGA
- a CDS encoding NAD(P)/FAD-dependent oxidoreductase, producing MIQETDAVVIGAGPVGLFQVFQLGLQGISAHLIDALPHAGGQCVELYGDKPIYDIPGIPVCTGRELAERLLQQIAPFQTHWHLNTLVSGLTLQPDGHLLVETSQGAQLRARVVFIAAGVGAFVPRTLKVDGMDGWVGTQVHYQQLPASVDVTGLQVVVHGGDEPAVARAVELARRGAAARVTLLHRRDVFQASDALLAELQQLRGAGRIAVVAAQINAVEVAEGRLAALRVVDAEGHPHSLPLDMLLAVLGISPRLGPIADWGLALERKQLVVDMASFRTSVPGIYAVGDINTYPGKRKLILCGFHEATLAAFGAAEAIKGDKVALQYTTTSPRLHQLLGVAPGAAAAPAGR from the coding sequence ATGATCCAGGAAACCGATGCCGTCGTCATCGGCGCAGGCCCGGTGGGTCTGTTCCAGGTCTTCCAGCTCGGCCTGCAGGGCATCTCGGCCCATCTGATCGACGCCCTGCCCCACGCTGGCGGCCAGTGCGTCGAGCTGTACGGCGACAAACCCATCTACGACATCCCCGGAATCCCGGTATGCACCGGGCGTGAGCTGGCGGAGCGCTTGCTTCAGCAAATTGCGCCGTTCCAGACCCATTGGCACCTGAACACGCTGGTGTCCGGGCTCACCTTGCAGCCCGACGGGCACCTGCTGGTCGAAACGTCTCAGGGCGCACAACTGCGGGCGCGTGTGGTGTTCATCGCTGCCGGTGTAGGCGCCTTTGTGCCCCGCACCCTCAAGGTGGATGGCATGGATGGCTGGGTGGGCACGCAGGTGCACTACCAGCAACTGCCTGCCAGCGTGGATGTGACCGGCCTGCAGGTGGTGGTGCATGGCGGCGACGAACCCGCCGTGGCACGCGCCGTGGAGCTGGCCCGCCGGGGCGCCGCCGCCCGTGTGACCCTGCTGCACCGGCGCGATGTCTTTCAGGCATCCGATGCCCTGCTGGCCGAACTCCAGCAGCTGCGCGGCGCTGGCCGCATCGCCGTGGTGGCGGCCCAGATCAACGCCGTGGAGGTGGCCGAAGGGCGCCTGGCAGCCCTGCGCGTGGTGGACGCCGAGGGCCACCCGCACAGCCTGCCACTGGACATGCTCCTGGCGGTGCTGGGTATCTCGCCCCGGCTGGGGCCAATTGCCGACTGGGGCCTTGCGCTGGAGCGCAAGCAGCTGGTGGTAGACATGGCATCGTTTCGCACCAGCGTGCCCGGCATCTACGCCGTGGGCGACATCAACACTTACCCCGGCAAACGCAAGCTCATTCTGTGCGGCTTTCACGAGGCCACGCTCGCCGCCTTTGGCGCAGCCGAGGCCATCAAAGGCGACAAGGTGGCCCTGCAGTACACCACCACCAGCCCGCGGCTGCACCAGTTGCTGGGTGTGGCGCCGGGTGCCGCCGCGGCCCCGGCCGGGCGCTGA
- the fdxA gene encoding ferredoxin FdxA, translated as MTHVVSENCIKCKYTDCVDVCPVDCFREGPNMLVIDPDECIDCAVCIPECPANAIFAEEDLPADQIAFIKLNADLAFADGWKSITKRKPALPDADEWNGKPGKISALIK; from the coding sequence ATGACCCACGTCGTTTCCGAAAACTGCATCAAGTGCAAGTACACCGATTGTGTGGACGTGTGCCCCGTGGACTGCTTCCGCGAAGGCCCGAACATGCTCGTCATCGATCCTGACGAGTGCATCGACTGCGCAGTCTGCATCCCCGAGTGCCCTGCCAACGCCATCTTTGCCGAAGAAGACCTGCCGGCCGACCAGATCGCCTTCATCAAGCTCAACGCCGACCTGGCCTTTGCCGACGGCTGGAAAAGCATCACCAAGCGCAAACCCGCGCTGCCCGATGCCGACGAGTGGAACGGCAAGCCGGGCAAGATCAGCGCGCTGATCAAGTGA
- a CDS encoding sulfate adenylyltransferase subunit 1 — MTNTTNLIATSPDKSSASSQNDHVSALKFITCGSVDDGKSTLIGRLLVDSKAVLQDHLAGVQRQGETDLALLTDGLSAEREQGITIDVAYRYFATEERKFIIGDAPGHEQYTRNMVTAASSADAAVVLVDATKLDWKNPGLALLPQTRRHSLLAHLLRVHSLVFAVNKLDAVADPVMAWKHIQGALQSFAQAAGIAVRATVPVSALKGWNVVDGHAGWCGYQGPTLLQILEELPNTPADTALAVAFPVQWVEKSSSSSADTSQGRRVFWGRVAAGNVTPGTPVQIFPSGQLATVAQVLDHARRPGDVPAGTSAGIILDREVDVSRGDWILAAPTAAAAAPADDDFGDTPAAVPAWPASRELRTTIAWMDDEPLVAGRVYWALHGHRWVKAKVKAVVHKLNINTLAEEAATQLDPNAIGHVDLLLQEAIPAAAFGQARVLGSLILVDTASHKTAGAVLVN; from the coding sequence ATGACAAACACTACAAATCTGATAGCTACCAGCCCAGATAAATCAAGCGCTAGCAGCCAAAATGACCATGTTTCCGCCCTCAAGTTCATCACTTGCGGCTCGGTGGACGACGGCAAGAGCACGCTGATCGGCCGCCTGCTGGTGGACAGCAAGGCCGTGCTGCAAGACCACCTGGCCGGCGTGCAGCGCCAGGGTGAGACCGACCTGGCCCTGCTGACCGATGGCCTCTCCGCCGAGCGCGAGCAGGGCATCACCATCGACGTGGCCTACCGCTACTTCGCCACCGAAGAACGCAAGTTCATCATCGGCGATGCGCCCGGCCATGAGCAGTACACCCGCAACATGGTGACGGCCGCCAGCAGCGCCGACGCCGCCGTGGTGCTGGTCGACGCCACCAAGCTCGACTGGAAGAACCCCGGCCTGGCCCTGCTGCCGCAAACCCGCCGCCACAGCCTGCTGGCCCACCTGCTGCGCGTGCATTCGCTGGTGTTTGCGGTGAACAAGCTCGACGCGGTGGCAGACCCCGTGATGGCCTGGAAGCACATCCAGGGTGCGTTGCAGTCATTTGCCCAGGCTGCAGGCATCGCCGTGCGCGCCACCGTACCCGTGTCGGCCCTCAAGGGCTGGAACGTGGTCGACGGCCACGCCGGCTGGTGCGGCTACCAAGGCCCCACGCTGCTCCAGATACTGGAAGAACTGCCCAACACCCCCGCCGACACGGCGCTGGCGGTGGCTTTCCCGGTGCAGTGGGTCGAGAAGTCTTCTTCGTCATCGGCGGACACCAGCCAGGGCCGCCGCGTCTTCTGGGGCCGTGTGGCCGCAGGCAACGTGACACCCGGCACGCCGGTGCAGATCTTCCCCAGCGGCCAGCTGGCCACCGTGGCGCAAGTGCTGGACCATGCACGCCGCCCGGGCGACGTACCCGCGGGCACCAGCGCCGGCATCATCCTCGACCGCGAAGTGGACGTGTCGCGCGGCGACTGGATTCTGGCTGCGCCCACGGCTGCTGCGGCCGCACCAGCCGACGACGACTTTGGCGACACGCCCGCTGCCGTACCAGCCTGGCCCGCCAGCCGCGAGCTGCGCACCACCATTGCCTGGATGGACGACGAGCCCCTGGTCGCCGGCCGCGTGTACTGGGCGCTGCACGGCCACCGCTGGGTCAAGGCCAAGGTGAAGGCCGTGGTGCACAAGCTGAACATCAACACGCTGGCCGAAGAAGCCGCCACGCAGCTCGACCCCAACGCCATCGGCCATGTGGATCTGCTGCTGCAGGAGGCGATTCCGGCCGCCGCTTTCGGCCAGGCGCGCGTGCTGGGTTCGCTGATCCTGGTCGACACTGCCAGCCACAAGACCGCCGGCGCGGTGCTGGTGAACTGA